TGAGTTCGAGGGCTTTTTCTGGTGTCAGGTTGACGAGTTCTTTTTTTTGCTCAAAGCCGGGGTAGCCTGTTGCTTCGATGTTTGCGTTGTGCGGGCAGGCGTCGAGGCAGTGGTCGCAGCCGTAAAACCAGCCGTTGGTCATCGCGGCTTCCTCGTCGGTGAAGTCGCGTTTCAGCTCTATCGTCAGGTATGAAATGCAGCGCCGGGCGTCGAGTTTTCCGGGGGTGTTGAGCGCTCCGGTGGGGCAGGCGTCGAGGCAGGCGGTGCAGTCGCCGCAGGGGTTCCAGTCGAGCGGTGTGTCGGGTTCAAGTTCGAGGTCGAGCAGCAGTTCGCCGAGGAACACTCGCGAGCCGTAACCGGGCACGATAAGCAGCGTGTTCTTGCCGGTGCGCCCGATTCCGGCGGCTTCGGCCCACTCTTTTTCGAGCACTGGCGAGCTGTCAACGCAGATTTGTCCGTTGATCGGATGGTCGCAGATCGAGCGGATGAAGTCGAGCAGCTCCTTCAGCAGTTCACCCACGACGCGGTGGTAGTCCGGAATGACGGCGTAGCCGGAGATCGCGCCGGGCTTCGCGGGCGCGGGCCACGGCAGGGCGGCGGAAAGGACGCTCTTGACGCCCGGCAGAAGCAGCTCCGGATTGGCGCGAGCTTCGAGGCCTGTTTCGAGGTAGCCCATCTCGCCGTGCCGTCCCTCGTCGATCATCGCGCGGTACTCCTTCATCGCCTCATTCAGCGTGTCGGCGGCGGCGAATCCGACGGCGCAGAAGCCGAGGCTGAGGGCTTTCCGGCGGATTGTTTCTTTCATTGTAAGCCGCTTTTCAGACATATCGATTCACCATTGGTTGCGATAACATCCATTTATTCTTAAATATACGAGTCAACTTCACGTAGTTGTTTCGCAACCTTTCGAACCGCCACCAATTCCTTCATGCAGCGACGCGAGTTTTTCCAGCATTTCCTCAAACGCGCCGGTATCGGGGCGGGCGCTCTCGGTGCCGCAACCGCCGGTCTTGTCGGCTATTACCAACCGCGCAAGGAGGTCTTCGACACCTCCGGCAAGAACAACGACGAGCTGGCAGAAAAGCTGACGACGCCTAAAAAAGCGGTGGTGATTGGCGGCGGGCTGGCGGGCATCAGCTCGGCGCTGGAACTTGCGCGTCGGAACTTCGAGGTGACGCTGGTCGAGGCCTCGCCGTCGCTGGGCGGCAAGCTGACTGGCTGGTCCATCGAGGCGCTCGGCGAGCAGTTCCCGGTGGAGCATGGCTTTCACGGCTTTTTCGACCAGTACTATAACCTGAACGAAATGTTCGCCTCGGCGGGCATCGGCAGCGACATGTTCACCGCCTCGCCCGGCTATCCGGTCATCTTCAGCGACCGGCAGGTCGAGGTGTTCGGCCAGACGCCGAAGTGGTTTCCGTTCAACATTCTCTCGGTGGTGCAGCAGTCGAAACGGCTCGACATCATGTCGTTCCTGAAGGATTATCCCGGACTGTGGCCGGTCATCAGCATGTTCCGCTACCAGTACGACCGCACCTTCCGCGACTGGGACAGCATTGATTTCATGACCTACTGCCGGCGTGGCGAGGTGCTTCCGGCCTTCATCGACACCGTGCTGCATCCTTTCTCGGACGCCACGATGAACCGCATGGAGGTGCTCTCAGCCGCCGAGGCGATGCGTTACTTCCATTTCTACTTCATGGGCAGTCCGGAGGGGCTGGCTTTCCGGATCATCACGAAGGATTGCATGAGCGCCCTCATCGAGCCGCTGGAGCGCAAGATGACGTCGCTGGGCGTGCGGGTGCTGAAAGGGCGCAAGGCACAGAACCTCGTGATGCAGGATGGGCGCGTCACGGCGGTGCGGCTCGACGGCGCGGGAGCTGCGAATGGCGAGGTGGCGTCGATTCCGAAGCGCGAGGTGCCAGTGACCGGATGGCTGCAACACATGTCCGACGCGGGGATTCCCGTGCTGGTGGCGCGGCGAGGTGCGTCGTGGGTGGCCCTCGACGGGCGCTGCACTCACATGGGTTGCCCGGTGGCTCCCGAAGTGTCAACAGGAGGCTTTCATTGCCCCTGCCACGATGGCCGCTTCAACGCAGAAGGGCTTCCGGTGAGTGGCCCGCCGAAAGCGCCGCTGCCCCGGCTCGATGTGCGGGAAGCGGGGGAGATGCTCGTCATCGGGCAGGCGTCGTCAAGCTCGTCGCCGGTGGTTGTCACCGCTGAGGAGCTGCCGTGCGATTACTGCGTGGTGGCTTCGGGCGTGCGCGGTACCCGCGAGCTGATCGCCTTGACCCGGCCTGGCAACAGTGGCTTCGCCGGTCAGGTGGCCGCGCTTGGTGAGGCCGATCCCTACGTCGTCTGGCGCGTTTGGCTCGACCGCCCGTTACCATCCGCCGACTTTCCGTTCTACACCGTCTCGGGCTACACCTACACCGACTCGATCACCTTTTATTCGAGCTTTCAGCAGCCCTTCATCGACTGGGCCAAGCGCACCGGTGGCTGCGTCGTCGAGCTGCACGCCTACGCCGTCGCGCCGCAAGACGTGCGCCCCGAGCCGGAGATCCGCGCCACGATGTTGCAAGAGCTGCACGCCATGTTCCCGGAATCGAAAAACGCCACGATCCGGCACGAAATTTTCATGATGCAATCAAACTTCACCCGCTGGGCACCCGGCGACCATGCCAAACGCCCCGGCGTCGAAACACCCTATGCCAACCTCTTTCTGGCGGGCGACTGGGTAAGCACCAAAGCCCCGGTTTTCCTGATGGAAGCCGCCGTCTTCACGGGCCGTATGGCCGCCAACGCCATTTCTGCAAAAGAGTCGCTGAGGCAGAAGCCGTTGCCGATTGTGCCGATGAACGGGATTTTTGCTTAAAACAGAAATTGAGGTCAATATCGAAAGGAAAAATCTCAAAAACAGAATTTCTCATTTTTCCTCAACACACTCCACTACCGTATCATGCAACAGTGGTCGGAATGTGCGAATCTTCTTGTTTTCCTCGGTCGGCCAGACTCTGTTGCTCAATAAAATCACCGCTAAATCTTTTTCCGGATCGACCCAGATGCTGGTGCCGGTGAAGCCGAGGTGGCCCCAGGAGTTGGCGGAGAAGCGGGTGCCTGCGGATGATTTTCCGGGGGTGATGATGTCCCAGCCGAGCGCTCGCGGGGCATCGGTTTTCCTGAGAAACATCCTGACCGTTTTTGCCTGGATGTAGCGGTGGCCGTGGTATTCGCCGCCGTTCATCAGCATCCGCACCATCTTTATCAGATCACCTGTCGTCGTGAAAAGGCCCGCGTGGCCGGCGGCTCCGCCGAGAAGGGCGGCGTTCTGGTCGTTGACGAGCGGGCGCGGCGTCGGGAGTGTCCAGGTGGTGTCGGGGGCGGTCGGGGCGATTCGCGTCCGTAACCCGGCGGGCGGGTTGAACAGCGTCGATCTCATGCCGAGCGGCGCGGCGAAGCGGGCGTGGAAGTTTGCCGGAAGGCTCTGGCCAGTCAGCTTTTCGATGATTCTTCCGAGCAAGATGAAGTTCAGGTCGCTGTACTTCGTCTCGCTTCCCGGTCGATAGGTGAGCGAGTCCTGCTCGATGGCGCGGAAAACGTCGCTGGGCGTGCGGCAGGTTTTGGCGTAGAAAACGTGTGGGCGGAGGCCGGAGGTGTGGCGCATGAGCTGCTCGATGGTGATGCGCTCCTTGCCGTTGCAGGCGAAGCCGGGCAGGTAGCGTGCGACAGGCGCGTGCAGGTCGAGCGAGTCGCGCTCGACGAGCTGCATGGCGATGCTGGTGGTGACGACCGCCTTGGTGAGCGAAGCAGCGTCGTAGATTGTCGTGGTGTCCGCCGGAGCGCTTTGCGGGTCATAGGTGAGCCGCCCGAACGCTTTGTGATATACCGTCTTGCCCCGGTAGATCACCGCAAGGCTCGCACCGGGGAAGACGCTATCGTGCACCGCACCGTTCAGGAGCGTATCGAGCTTTCTGAAATCCGCCGCACCTGCGTTTGCCGGAAATGCGGCGGCCATCAGCAGAATGACCGCACAAGCGAGGGCGGCGGTGAGTTTCCGGAGCAGGCGCATAAGCGTTCGGGATGCGGTCAGAAGAGCGTGAAGCGCACGTACCGGTTTGGCCTCTTTTTCAGATCGATAAGCAGGGTGTCGAGCGAGATCAGCGTCTTGCTCAGGTTGTTGTAAAGCGCCGGATCGCTGTTGAGCTTGCCGAGCGTGCCCTTCCCTTCGTTGAGCTGCTTCATCAGTGTCTCGGTTTCGGCGGCGGCGTTTTTCAGGTTCACAATGGTCTGCTCGGTGTTGTCGGCCAGCGACTTGTCGTTGATCAGCTTCGGCAGCAGCCCTTTGCCGTTGTGAAGTTCCGCACTGACTCTGGTCAGCTCGTCTGAACTTTTGCGCAGGTTCATCACGGTTTTCTGCAGGTCTTCGCCCATCTGCTTGTCCGAAATGAGCCGTCCGGCAGGGCCGTCGCCGTTGTTGAGCTTGTCGAGCAGCGTGTTGAGCTTTTCGATGGTGCTCTTGGCATTGTCGGTCAATGCGGAAAGTCCGTCTTCGGGCACGAGCTGGATGAAATCACCCTCCTTGACCGGCTTTCCGGTTCCCGCCTTGATGTCTACATATTTGTCGCCCAGCACGCCGAGAGAGCGAATTGAGGCCTTCGAGTCTTTGGTGACGAGGTTTGCATACTCGTTCTGCAACTTCAGTTCAGCTACCACGAACAGCGAGTCGTTCTGAGTGCTGAAGTCGAGTTTCGAGACCGTGCCGATTTTTTTGCCGGCGACCGACACGAAGTTGTTTTCCGCGAGACCGTTGACATCCCGGGTCATGACCTTGATGGTGGTTACGCCGGTGAAAATGCTGGTGTTTTTACCAATTACCAGGCCGAGATAGGCCGCAAACCCGAGTCCAAGCAGGAAAAAAATGCCGGTTTTCAGGTCGCTCCATTTCAGTTCTTTCAGATTTCTCATGCTATCGCAGGGGTCTTGAAAAAAATTAAAGTTCGAGGATTTTATCCGACAGGATCGACTTGATGAATGGATGCTGCGAATCGTGCAGCTGTCCGGTCGGGCCGTCAAAGATGATTTTGCTCTGGTACAGTACGGCCACTTCGTCGGCGATGGCGAACACGTCGTCGATGATGTGCGTCACGAACACCGCGCCGAGGTCGTTGCTCTTTTTGAGCGAGGCGATCAGGTTCAGAATCTTGTGCGAACTGACCGGGTCGAGACCGGCGGTTGGTTCGTCGAAGAGGATCATCTTCGGATTGAAGATCAGCGCCCGCCCGATGGCCACGCGCTTTTGCATGCCGCCGCTGAGGCTTTCAGGGAGTTGATCTTCGTAGCCTTCGAGGCCCGCGAAACGGATCTGCTCGGCCACCCGGCGGTCGATCTCGTCATCCGGAAGCTGCAGATTCTCCCGCAGGAAAAAACTCATGTTTTGGCTGATGGTCATTGAGTCGAAGAGTGCGTTGCCCTGGAAGACGATGCCCATTTTGCGACGGATCGGGTAGAGGTCGGCCTCCTTGAGTGGCGTGATGTCCACCCCATCGACGAATACCTGCCCGCTGTTGGGCTTGATGAGTCCGAGCATGAGCTTGATGATCGTGCTCTTGCCGACGCCGCTAGGGCCGAGTATCGCCTTGATGGTGTTGTCCTGCACGGTCAGCGAAACCTTGTCGAGAATCACCTTTTCGCCATATCTGAGTGTGACGTTCCGGAGTTCAATCATATCAGTGCATGATGTCGAACACGAGTTTCGAGACGTAGAAATTGGCTACCAGCACCAGACCCGACGAAGCAACAATACCCTTGATGGTCGATCGGCCTACGCCCGCCGTGCCGCCCCGTGCCGAGAAGCCGTTGAAACTGCTGACCAGTGTGATGATGATGGCGAAGACCGGCGCCTTGAGGAAGCTGACGACGAAGTCCATCGGCAAGAGGCGCGGGTAGATCGAGTTCCAGAAGATGCCGGGGTCGAGTTTGTGGTAGTACTGGGCGACGAGGGCACCGGTTTGCAATCCGGCGAAGTCGGAGAGGGCGATGAGTGGCACGAACATGATGAGGGCGGCCAGCAGCCTCGGCATGACGAGTTTGGCGATCGGGTCGGTGCCGAAGGCGCGCAGGGCGTCGATCTGCTCGGAAATCTGCATCGCGCCCAGCTCCGCGCCGTTGCGCGCGCCGTAGCGGGCCGAGAGCATGAGGCCCATTAGCAGGGGACCGAGCTCGCGGAGCACAGCGTTCGAGGTGGAGCGACCAAGCATCGTTTTCGCACCAAATTCTTCGAGCAGGTTGCCAACTTCCATCGACATTAAGGCCCCGATGGAGATCGAGCTGACCAGCACGATCGGGATCGACTCGACGCCACAGATGAACGCCTGGTCGAGCACGTCCCGCCAGTAACGCTTCGCCTTGGGCAGGGTGGCGAAGGCCCGGAGCGCGAAATAGAAAAATTCCTGCATGGTCAGCACAAGCTCCTTGAAGCGGAGCATCTTGCTTTCTACGTAGTTACCAATGAGCGTCGCTGCCATAATTACTGGTTCAATTCATCAAAAAACGCAGAGCACGGCGTTCCGGTGCAAGTATATGAAAACCTGACCGAAATTTCAGCCAAAGGGCGGAAAAATCTCACTCTTTGACTGCCGGGGCAAGCCGGCTTTTCATTTTGGTTACCCATTCGTAGGGTATCCAGACCTGTCCGAAGTTGTCTTCGTGATCCTTCGGACCGTGGTAATCCGAGCCGCCCGAAAAGAGCAGGAAGTACTCGTTGGCGATTTCGCGGTAGTAGTTCTGGCGGTACGTGTCATGCGAAGGATGGATGATTTCGAGGCCATCCAGTCCGAAAGAGATGAGCTGCCGGAGGATTTCATCGGGCACGTTCTGCGCCGGATGGGCGAGGAACGACAGGCCGCCCGCTTCGTTAATGAGGCGGATGACCTCTTCCGGATGCGTTTCAATGCTTTTGACGTAAGCCGGGCTGTGCGAGCCGAGGTACTTGCTGAACGCTTCGCTGAAACTTTTGACAAAGCCTTCGTCCTGAAGCACCGCCGCGATGTGCGGACGTCCCACGCTGCCGTTCTGGGCCTTCATGATGATCTGTTCGATCTCGATCTTGACGCCCATCTTCGCCAGTTTCTGTACCATGCGTTCAGCCCGTTCTGTGCGGAGAAGGCGGCAGTGATCCAGATACCCTTTCAGCTCCGATTGCTGATAGTCAAAAAAATAACCGAGGATATGGATGTCATACCCTTTATAGGCCGAGCTCATCTCTACACCGGGGATAAGCTCCAGACCCAATTCGAGTGCTAATGGCTTTGCTTGGTCTATACCCGTGACGGTATCATGATCGGTGATGCTGATGGCTTTCAGCCCGACATGAATCGCCTTGTGCACGATCTCTTCTGGCGTGAACAGACCGTCCGAACATTTGGTGTGTATGTGTAAATCTGCTTTATCAAAGCCATTATGCCCTACACCTGACGAGCTGTATGGCATGGCCAAAGTTTTGTTTAGTGTTTTTCTTCAATCTGACTATATAATAAAATTTCCTTCTCTCTTGTATAGATTGACAATAATTTTTTGCCGTTGAAAGTTGCATGGTGACCGGATGGTGCGTCAGGGCGCAGGCGTGGAAGGATAATTTCATATCCGGTGACAGGGGCAGCGGTCATCTGTAGGGGCAGGCCTCGCGCCTGCCTTGATTTCACGGCAGCAGGTGGCCAGTGCCGATCATGACGATGAGGCCGATGCCCAGGATCAGGCGGTAGGCGATGAAGATACCGGTGGTGTGGCGCTTGAGGTAGTTGAGCAGAAAGGCGATGGAGAGGTAGCCGAAGATGAAAGCGGCGATGGTGGCGACGGCGAGGTTGAGCATGTTGTGCGTCGATGACATGATCTCCTGCCGGGTCTGGTAGAGTTCGAGCATTCCGGCGGCGAAGACCGATGGCAGCGAGAGCAGGAACGAAAAACGGGCGGCGGTTTCGCGGTCGAGGTTGCGGAACAGGCCGCCGGTGATGGTGACGCCGGAGCGCGAAGAGCCGGGAATGAGCGCCATTGCCTGGGCAAGTCCGATGATGATGGCGTCCGTCCAGCTGAGTTCATTGATCGATTTGCCTCTGCGCCCGTCTCGAGCGCGATTTGCGGTGTGCTTTTCGGCTACGACGAGCACAAGTGCCAATCCGATCATCGAAGCGGAGACGATGTAGAGCGAGCGCAGAACGGTTTCGATCTCGTGCTTGAAGGTGAGTCCGAACACGACGATCGGTATTGTGCCGACCGCGATCATCCAGCCCGTCCGCGCCTCGTCCGTTCCGAGCGGCTTGCCCTTGACGAGACCCGAGATCACTGCGCCCGAGATCGAAACAATGTCCTTTGCGAAGTAGATCAGCACCGCCGCGAGCGTGCCGATCTGGATGATCGCCGTGAAGGCCGCGCCCGGATCGCCCCATCCCATGAGAGCCGGGACGATGCGCAAGTGCGCAGAGCTGCTGATTGGCAGAAATTCGGTGAGACCCTGAATGATGCCGAGGATGATGGCCTGGAAGAGGTTCATTGGATGGTGGTGGATTCTGTTACTGGATTCCGCATTGTGAAAGGTACTCGCCGATGCGCTTTGCCGCCGCCACGACGGCGCGGCCACGGTGGCTGATGGCGTTTTTTTCGTCGATACCGAGCTGGGCGAAAGTTCGATCCATTCCTTCCGGTGCGAAGACCGGATCGTAGCCGAAACCGCCGTTGCCCTTCGGCTCCGTGGTGATGAGGCCGTCGATGTGCCCGTCCGTGGTTTCCTCGATCTCCACCGCGGAGCCATTCGCCGCAGGCAGGCGGCCCTTCATGGCGATGACTGTCCGGAAACGGGCGGTGCGCTTGCTCTTGCCGCGCATCTCTGAAAGCAGGTGACGGACGTTGTCTTCGTAGGTGCGGGCGACGCCTTCCGGCACGGGCGCGTAGCGGGCAGAGTAGACGCCGGGCGCGCCGCCGAGCGCATCAACTTCGAGGCCGGTGTCGTCGGCGAGCGCGATGAACCAGTCGAGGCGCGGCGCGACCAGCTCGAAAATCGCATCGGCCTTGAGCCGCGCGTTGCCTTCGAGGGTTGGTTCGGTCTCCTCGACGTCGATGTCGAGGCCGAGGTCATGGAGCGAGCGGACGTGGATGCCGGAGGCGAGAGCTTCGAGTACCGGCTTCAGCTCGCGAACCTTGTCCTTGTTGCCGGTGGCGAGAACGATGGTGATTTCGGGATGTTTCGGTTCCATAGCGTTACCGGCGGATGAGATCGAGGATTTCCTGGATGGCTGCCGGAAGGCCGATGAACACGGCGCGTGAGATGATGGCGTGGCCGATGCTCACCTCCTCGATGTCGTGCAGCTCCTTGAACGGAGCGATGTTCAGTACGCTCAGGCCGTGCCCGGCAACCACGGTCAGCCCCATTTCGCGGGCGATGCGCGCCGAATTGCGGATGCGTTCCAGCTCGTAGGCCGTCTGTTTGTCGCTGGTGCAGAGCGAGTAGGTACCGGTGTGGAATTCGACGATGTTCGCCCCGGCTTCGGCAGCGAGTTCGATGGCCTCCTCTTCCGGCTCGATGAAGACGCTGACGCCTATCTCCTTGTCCCGCAACGGTTTGACGAATTCCGTGAGGCGGGTGAAGTGCTTCTGGATGGCGAATCCACCCTCGGTGGTCAGCTCCTCGCGCTTTTCGGGCACAAGCGTCACCAGGTCGGGCCTGACCGAGAGCGCGATTTTCTGCATCTCGTCGGTCATGGCCATTTCGAGGTCGAGCTTGGTGGTGATCTCCTCTCGCAGCCGTGCGAGGTCGTCGTCCTTGATGTGGCGGCGGTCTTCGCGCAGGTGGCAGACGATACCTGCCGCGCCGTGCTTTTCGGCGAGCAGAGCGGCTTCGACGGGATCGGGATGCCCTTCGTTGCGAGCGTTGCGCAGGGTGGCAATATGGTCAATATTGACGGCAAGTCTCATGGTTGTAGTCTCTTATGCGATGTTCATGCTTGGGGAATTGTCCCGGTGATTTGAGAAGATAGATAAAACAAAAGAAACAAAACGTAAAATCAGCGGTAGGGAGGGGGATGGAGGTGTGGCTGTATTCGGATGCTTGCTTCGGGAACTTGGCGGTGAAGCGGTAGTGTTATAACTTTGTATTGACATCATTATGACATCATAGGTTCAATCATGGTAAAGCAACTGACGAAACACGGAAACAGCATGGCGATGGTTATCGACAAACCGATTCTTGAATTGATCGGTGCCGATGCCGATACTCCGTTTGAAATCACGACGGATGGTCAGGCGCTCATTCTCACGCCGTTGAAAAATCCCAAAGGGGGCGAGGCGTTCGGTGTGGCGCTTGAAAAGGTGAATACCCGTTATGCCAGGGCGTTGAAAAAACTTGCAGAATAGGTGATGAGATTTCTGGACCTTCACGAGGTTCTGCACATCCATCGCGATCAGATCACCCGTTATGGCGGAACGCTCGGCGTCCGGGATATGGGCCTGCTCACCTCGGCGATTGCCATGCCGACGGCGATGTTCAAAGGCGATTTTCTGCATACCGACATTTATGAAATGGCTGCGGCATACCTTTTCCACTTGGTGAGGAATCACCCGTTTCTTGACGGAAACAAACGGGTTGGCGCGGTGTCAGCCATCGTTTTCCTCGCGTTGAACGGATACGATTTCGAAGCGCCGGAAAATGATCTCGTCGAAATGGTTTACGGCGTGGCGAGAAGTGAGTTTGAAAAATCTGATGTTGCGCTGTTTATGAGGAGATGGAGCGTGAAATGGTGATTGTGGATGAGCAGTTGCATAACGTAACACTCAGGGGAAACCAAGGCTTTTCCTGACGCACATGGCTCTGAGGCCTTGATTTCATAAGTCCCTTTCTATTCATCAGGATCAACAATAAGAATGAGTCGTTTCATGTGCGTCTCCGATGTGATGTGCAGAGAGAACCGCTCTACACGTGCGGGGGCTTATAGATGCCCAACAATAATTAGATTGATCCGCGTCTTATACGGATCAGTATAGGACTTATTGTATCCCACAGTAACACAGTCTGAATCAAACACAGCAACAGAGCCCAAGCTTCCCGCACTCAATTGCGACGCCAGCGCTGCCAACAAAAAAATCTCACTGTGAAACAGTCGTGTTTCGACAGAAATCCTCCATACGCATCTGCCAATCTGCCGCCAGTTCGAGGATTTTTTATCGGCTCACAGGAGCCTCCTATCCCACGTCACCCTGCACGATGTGAAGCCTTTGGCTTCAAGCGCCGAGCAGGCATCCCCCCAACAAAATCTCTCATTCTCAGCTTTTTCGGGATTATCTTTTATCTTGGCGGCCTGAAGCGTGAACGA
The nucleotide sequence above comes from Chlorobaculum tepidum TLS. Encoded proteins:
- the rdgB gene encoding RdgB/HAM1 family non-canonical purine NTP pyrophosphatase → MEPKHPEITIVLATGNKDKVRELKPVLEALASGIHVRSLHDLGLDIDVEETEPTLEGNARLKADAIFELVAPRLDWFIALADDTGLEVDALGGAPGVYSARYAPVPEGVARTYEDNVRHLLSEMRGKSKRTARFRTVIAMKGRLPAANGSAVEIEETTDGHIDGLITTEPKGNGGFGYDPVFAPEGMDRTFAQLGIDEKNAISHRGRAVVAAAKRIGEYLSQCGIQ
- a CDS encoding AbrB/MazE/SpoVT family DNA-binding domain-containing protein, which translates into the protein MVKQLTKHGNSMAMVIDKPILELIGADADTPFEITTDGQALILTPLKNPKGGEAFGVALEKVNTRYARALKKLAE
- a CDS encoding MlaD family protein, producing the protein MRNLKELKWSDLKTGIFFLLGLGFAAYLGLVIGKNTSIFTGVTTIKVMTRDVNGLAENNFVSVAGKKIGTVSKLDFSTQNDSLFVVAELKLQNEYANLVTKDSKASIRSLGVLGDKYVDIKAGTGKPVKEGDFIQLVPEDGLSALTDNAKSTIEKLNTLLDKLNNGDGPAGRLISDKQMGEDLQKTVMNLRKSSDELTRVSAELHNGKGLLPKLINDKSLADNTEQTIVNLKNAAAETETLMKQLNEGKGTLGKLNSDPALYNNLSKTLISLDTLLIDLKKRPNRYVRFTLF
- a CDS encoding PHP domain-containing protein, which gives rise to MPYSSSGVGHNGFDKADLHIHTKCSDGLFTPEEIVHKAIHVGLKAISITDHDTVTGIDQAKPLALELGLELIPGVEMSSAYKGYDIHILGYFFDYQQSELKGYLDHCRLLRTERAERMVQKLAKMGVKIEIEQIIMKAQNGSVGRPHIAAVLQDEGFVKSFSEAFSKYLGSHSPAYVKSIETHPEEVIRLINEAGGLSFLAHPAQNVPDEILRQLISFGLDGLEIIHPSHDTYRQNYYREIANEYFLLFSGGSDYHGPKDHEDNFGQVWIPYEWVTKMKSRLAPAVKE
- a CDS encoding undecaprenyl-diphosphate phosphatase; translated protein: MNLFQAIILGIIQGLTEFLPISSSAHLRIVPALMGWGDPGAAFTAIIQIGTLAAVLIYFAKDIVSISGAVISGLVKGKPLGTDEARTGWMIAVGTIPIVVFGLTFKHEIETVLRSLYIVSASMIGLALVLVVAEKHTANRARDGRRGKSINELSWTDAIIIGLAQAMALIPGSSRSGVTITGGLFRNLDRETAARFSFLLSLPSVFAAGMLELYQTRQEIMSSTHNMLNLAVATIAAFIFGYLSIAFLLNYLKRHTTGIFIAYRLILGIGLIVMIGTGHLLP
- a CDS encoding pyridoxine 5'-phosphate synthase, which produces MRLAVNIDHIATLRNARNEGHPDPVEAALLAEKHGAAGIVCHLREDRRHIKDDDLARLREEITTKLDLEMAMTDEMQKIALSVRPDLVTLVPEKREELTTEGGFAIQKHFTRLTEFVKPLRDKEIGVSVFIEPEEEAIELAAEAGANIVEFHTGTYSLCTSDKQTAYELERIRNSARIAREMGLTVVAGHGLSVLNIAPFKELHDIEEVSIGHAIISRAVFIGLPAAIQEILDLIRR
- a CDS encoding serine hydrolase domain-containing protein; the protein is MRLLRKLTAALACAVILLMAAAFPANAGAADFRKLDTLLNGAVHDSVFPGASLAVIYRGKTVYHKAFGRLTYDPQSAPADTTTIYDAASLTKAVVTTSIAMQLVERDSLDLHAPVARYLPGFACNGKERITIEQLMRHTSGLRPHVFYAKTCRTPSDVFRAIEQDSLTYRPGSETKYSDLNFILLGRIIEKLTGQSLPANFHARFAAPLGMRSTLFNPPAGLRTRIAPTAPDTTWTLPTPRPLVNDQNAALLGGAAGHAGLFTTTGDLIKMVRMLMNGGEYHGHRYIQAKTVRMFLRKTDAPRALGWDIITPGKSSAGTRFSANSWGHLGFTGTSIWVDPEKDLAVILLSNRVWPTEENKKIRTFRPLLHDTVVECVEEK
- a CDS encoding MlaE family ABC transporter permease, with translation MAATLIGNYVESKMLRFKELVLTMQEFFYFALRAFATLPKAKRYWRDVLDQAFICGVESIPIVLVSSISIGALMSMEVGNLLEEFGAKTMLGRSTSNAVLRELGPLLMGLMLSARYGARNGAELGAMQISEQIDALRAFGTDPIAKLVMPRLLAALIMFVPLIALSDFAGLQTGALVAQYYHKLDPGIFWNSIYPRLLPMDFVVSFLKAPVFAIIITLVSSFNGFSARGGTAGVGRSTIKGIVASSGLVLVANFYVSKLVFDIMH
- the queG gene encoding tRNA epoxyqueuosine(34) reductase QueG — protein: MKETIRRKALSLGFCAVGFAAADTLNEAMKEYRAMIDEGRHGEMGYLETGLEARANPELLLPGVKSVLSAALPWPAPAKPGAISGYAVIPDYHRVVGELLKELLDFIRSICDHPINGQICVDSSPVLEKEWAEAAGIGRTGKNTLLIVPGYGSRVFLGELLLDLELEPDTPLDWNPCGDCTACLDACPTGALNTPGKLDARRCISYLTIELKRDFTDEEAAMTNGWFYGCDHCLDACPHNANIEATGYPGFEQKKELVNLTPEKALELTHSQFRKRFAGTPALRLGLRRLKRNARAAVANKSQSKS
- a CDS encoding type II toxin-antitoxin system death-on-curing family toxin, with product MRFLDLHEVLHIHRDQITRYGGTLGVRDMGLLTSAIAMPTAMFKGDFLHTDIYEMAAAYLFHLVRNHPFLDGNKRVGAVSAIVFLALNGYDFEAPENDLVEMVYGVARSEFEKSDVALFMRRWSVKW
- a CDS encoding ABC transporter ATP-binding protein, translated to MIELRNVTLRYGEKVILDKVSLTVQDNTIKAILGPSGVGKSTIIKLMLGLIKPNSGQVFVDGVDITPLKEADLYPIRRKMGIVFQGNALFDSMTISQNMSFFLRENLQLPDDEIDRRVAEQIRFAGLEGYEDQLPESLSGGMQKRVAIGRALIFNPKMILFDEPTAGLDPVSSHKILNLIASLKKSNDLGAVFVTHIIDDVFAIADEVAVLYQSKIIFDGPTGQLHDSQHPFIKSILSDKILEL
- a CDS encoding FAD-dependent oxidoreductase; this translates as MQRREFFQHFLKRAGIGAGALGAATAGLVGYYQPRKEVFDTSGKNNDELAEKLTTPKKAVVIGGGLAGISSALELARRNFEVTLVEASPSLGGKLTGWSIEALGEQFPVEHGFHGFFDQYYNLNEMFASAGIGSDMFTASPGYPVIFSDRQVEVFGQTPKWFPFNILSVVQQSKRLDIMSFLKDYPGLWPVISMFRYQYDRTFRDWDSIDFMTYCRRGEVLPAFIDTVLHPFSDATMNRMEVLSAAEAMRYFHFYFMGSPEGLAFRIITKDCMSALIEPLERKMTSLGVRVLKGRKAQNLVMQDGRVTAVRLDGAGAANGEVASIPKREVPVTGWLQHMSDAGIPVLVARRGASWVALDGRCTHMGCPVAPEVSTGGFHCPCHDGRFNAEGLPVSGPPKAPLPRLDVREAGEMLVIGQASSSSSPVVVTAEELPCDYCVVASGVRGTRELIALTRPGNSGFAGQVAALGEADPYVVWRVWLDRPLPSADFPFYTVSGYTYTDSITFYSSFQQPFIDWAKRTGGCVVELHAYAVAPQDVRPEPEIRATMLQELHAMFPESKNATIRHEIFMMQSNFTRWAPGDHAKRPGVETPYANLFLAGDWVSTKAPVFLMEAAVFTGRMAANAISAKESLRQKPLPIVPMNGIFA